A stretch of Spodoptera frugiperda isolate SF20-4 chromosome 6, AGI-APGP_CSIRO_Sfru_2.0, whole genome shotgun sequence DNA encodes these proteins:
- the LOC118267654 gene encoding uncharacterized protein LOC118267654: MTRRKSVCSKWTLVLLVVLVCPSVYSRPQDDVASSTTNKAQNEKSTNAPIRTYQTNAEAAQTQQTATPIPESSSRDVKTKTPIRESMEMVAIQLLDKPNTTAETPVIADTRIPPKLKTQVKHRIKTRNENGEEFENAHLGVAVPVTMEELDTENKINEPSESSTSNEGISTWISLSNSAKDNVTTEPSKVEEVTKKPKPTVTKNKPKRPQNNKIPKRPIIGSTNKADLVASGSAINENVYNKIKDTVLSNVQKNKNTSIRPATTTTTTTTTTTTTTEAPTTKKETKIPIVTPVVTVTSKPKKKNKNKQKTTTTLAPPVISDSALLPTEAKEQEIELEVSTPAATTKKPKRSSTRKKNKTKKRKTSTPKPSTEVAISDVKTSNKTKSNKNAKKPAAAPTGAITTQIYNYLSREVMPSVGVGMLGLASLVGIAGYFLYPFATPVRRTFEVDKNDDIYRNNAEEYANDGNGQAEEEMLGTVLAGMPAHAKQKLNPYAGQTAYTSRYPVKKEQDIRYRQVATGYKPNPNYGKVHYAQQKTGIAHAAVYSKPLSYSPHYETRHAYTTEGKYNYEKPQQQPNYTPYPAVEPIYAAPQTGPTGISAYGNENSNSVVYGVKPAAESDFKPVYPFEGQFFSETTSSSVTYPPTSMYLGSNNDSENQEEKYDDNTSGSEASSESSDNKFVVGNVPKELVDSATPAVVPEHGPRNLRKKRSISGSLEELLAEKGNRDVFISNEIDDIYNMNNPIRNLAANEVYDTTVLPKEVTEVSAVSESEKDAKNEATTDKIEVVESVSTIPVNSKNDKTTEPDMSNEMETTTKTFKVYEVFPSNTEVTERNSPINSPTTTVQSMMTETTTDLKSETTSTMPTVPVSTDKPATTSRPWNDPDIVTYPPLNQQGGFLNFLQRLVDFKFRLGLGILQTTVDALNRFRDDTMQKVTNASRTHNG; encoded by the coding sequence GACTTACCAGACAAATGCCGAAGCAGCCCAGACTCAACAGACAGCCACACCGATTCCTGAGAGCTCCTCTCGAGATGTCAAGACCAAGACACCAATTCGAGAATCCATGGAAATGGTTGCTATTCAACTTCTCGACAAACCTAACACTACAGCTGAGACGCCAGTTATAGCTGACACGAGAATACCACCAAAACTAAAAACTCAAGTCAAACACAGAATTAAAACGAGGAATGAAAATGGCGAAGAGTTCGAAAATGCTCACCTTGGTGTTGCAGTTCCTGTCACAATGGAAGAATTGGATACAGAGAACAAAATAAACGAGCCTAGTGAATCTTCAACGTCTAATGAAGGTATTTCCACTTGGATCTCATTGAGCAATTCAGCTAAGGATAACGTTACTACTGAGCCATCCAAAGTAGAAGAAGTCACGAAGAAACCTAAGCCAACTGTTACAAAGAACAAACCTAAACGTCctcagaataataaaatacctaaacgTCCTATAATTGGCAGTACAAACAAAGCTGATTTAGTTGCCAGTGGATCAGCAATTAATGAGAATGTTTACAATAAGATTAAGGATACAGTGCTGTCTAATgtgcagaaaaataaaaatacttcaattCGTCCAGCCACGACAACTACAACCACGACTACAACTACTACTACAACCACTGAAGCACCAACAACGAAAAAGGAAACTAAAATCCCAATTGTAACACCAGTAGTAACAGTGACCTCAAAGCCAAAGAAAAAGAATAAGAACAAACAGAAAACTACCACTACCTTAGCGCCTCCCGTTATCAGTGACTCAGCACTGCTTCCCACAGAAGCTAAAGAACAAGAAATTGAACTAGAAGTAAGTACACCAGCAGCCACAACCAAGAAACCTAAAAGAAGCTCAACTAGGAAGAAGAACAAGACTAAAAAGCGCAAGACCTCCACACCTAAACCCAGCACAGAAGTCGCTATTTCTGATGTCAAAACATCCaacaaaactaaatcaaataaGAATGCTAAGAAACCGGCAGCTGCACCAACTGGGGCTATCACAACACAAATCTATAATTACTTGTCTAGAGAAGTGATGCCGTCTGTGGGAGTAGGCATGTTGGGCTTGGCTAGTTTAGTAGGTATTGCTGGTTATTTCTTGTATCCGTTTGCAACTCCAGTACGCAGAACATTTGAAGTAGACAAGAATGACGATATCTATAGAAACAACGCTGAAGAGTACGCTAATGATGGCAATGGACAAGCCGAAGAAGAAATGCTGGGAACTGTTTTAGCTGGAATGCCCGCCCACGCCAAACAAAAGTTGAATCCCTATGCCGGACAAACTGCATACACAAGTCGTTACCCAGTGAAAAAGGAACAAGACATTAGGTACAGACAAGTGGCCACAGGATACAAACCAAACCCCAATTATGGAAAAGTACATTATGCTCAACAGAAAACAGGAATCGCTCATGCTGCTGTTTACTCAAAGCCACTTAGTTACAGTCCTCATTATGAAACTAGACACGCTTATACAACAGAAGGAAAATACAATTATGAGAAACCCCAACAACAACCAAACTATACTCCATACCCAGCTGTAGAACCCATTTACGCTGCACCACAAACTGGTCCCACAGGCATTTCAGCTTATGGGAATGAGAATTCTAACTCAGTTGTCTACGGTGTAAAGCCGGCAGCTGAATCTGATTTCAAACCTGTATACccattcgaaggtcagttttTCAGCGAAACTACTAGTAGTTCAGTGACGTATCCTCCAACCTCTATGTACTTAGGATCTAATAACGATTCAGAAAATCAGGAAGAAAAATATGACGACAATACAAGCGGCAGTGAAGCAAGTTCTGAATCTAGCGACAACAAATTCGTAGTTGGAAATGTTCCTAAGGAACTAGTAGATTCGGCAACACCTGCAGTAGTACCAGAACATGGCCCCAGAAACTTAAGAAAGAAACGTAGTATTTCAGGTTCACTTGAAGAGCTTTTAGCAGAGAAAGGAAACCGAGATGTCTTTATAAGCAATGAAATCGACGACATTTACAACATGAACAACCCTATAAGAAACCTGGCTGCTAATGAAGTATATGATACCACAGTTTTACCTAAAGAAGTCACTGAAGTTTCTGCTGTATCAGAATCTGAAAAAGATGCTAAAAACGAAGCTACGACTGATAAGATCGAGGTTGTTGAGAGCGTGTCAACGATTCCAGTGAACAGTAAAAATGACAAAACAACAGAACCAGACATGTCTAATGAAATGGAAACTACGACTAAGACTTTTAAAGTATACGAAGTGTTTCCTTCGAACACCGAAGTGACTGAACGCAACAGTCCTATAAACTCACCTACTACCACTGTACAAAGTATGATGACTGAGACAACAACAGATTTGAAATCGGAAACAACTTCTACAATGCCTACAGTACCAGTTTCGACTGACAAGCCAGCGACTACTTCAAGACCGTGGAATGATCCAGACATTGTCACTTATCCCCCCTTAAACCAACAAGGTGGATTCCTAAACTTCCTACAAAGATTAGTAGACTTTAAATTCAGACTCGGTCTAGGCATCTTACAGACAACAGTTGATGCTCTAAATAGATTTAGGGATGATACGATGCAAAAAGTAACGAATGCATCACGTACACACAATGGGTAG